DNA sequence from the Cucurbita pepo subsp. pepo cultivar mu-cu-16 chromosome LG06, ASM280686v2, whole genome shotgun sequence genome:
TCTAAACCTCCAAACAGACCCAACAAAGATAtggttttttatttccaaatttttttcaaaaccatCGTTCAATTCAATCACCTAATCACTTTCTCTCCCATCCATTTTTCTCTGGTTCTTATTTACGGTTATTTTCGTTTATTTGATTGTTTCAAACGCCATCCCTTTTATTTCCCAACTATTTTTGacaccattttctttgttaaacCAACCACAGAACATGACAGCTCCAAAAATAATAAGCTTTACAGGCCGTGGTGGCtgattaaattacaagtttaacCTTATGGGCTTCTCCCAAATGCCTATCAAAATgtagatgtatttcttacttgtAAATCTattatcattccctaaattggCCAACGTGGAACtcccttccaacaatcctccccttaaGCCTATGAAGTCCTCAAACAGTccccccttaatcgagacttgactccttctctagagccctcgaacataGAAAACCCTTTGTtatgagtcacttttgactacaccatcgagactcacaacttatttgttcgacatttgagaattttattgacatagttaagttaagagcatgactctaataACATGTTAGGACTCATGATcttcacaatgatatgatattatccactttgagcataaactctcgtgacaAAAGGCCTCATTAACTATGGAGTAACCTtaataagggtatttttgtaattttatctttttttctttttctagggttaaattacaagtttaacccggtatttttgtttgttttttttttttcttttttggttgaaagtttaagggtaaggtttattaatattaagaCTATTTGCTATTTAGacctttaaaaatataaataaaaacgaTAATTAAaccgaaaataaaatataaaggaaaaactcaTTCCCTTTCGACTGATCGCGCTTCCACTTCACTGCCATAAGACGAATAGAACTCATCGTCGGTATTAATTTCCGTCTCTTTCAACTCCTCGATCTTCTCCACCGCCTCCTTCAATCCCCACCGTCGATCCTCATCCTCTTCGCTGCAAATCATTCCGATCCGCAGCAGCCGCACCATTTCCCCGTCTTCATTCTTCGTTCCCTTCATCATATCGCCGTCGAAAACCTCCGCCGTCCACTCCTCCCGCACTGCCGACTTCACCCAAGCCGCCAGGTCGCCGTTGGCTGCGCCTCCTCCATGCCGGAGATAGTTCGCCGGGAACTTCCCGGTCAGAAGCTCGAGGATCAGGATTCCGAGACTCCACACGTCGGTCTTTCGGGATACCCGACGGTGCCGGATGAACTCCGGCGACTTGTACGCCGCCATGTATTGCTGTGCTTGATCCTGGCACACCAAAGGGTCGAGGCCGAAGTCGGTTAATAGAGGCTCGTAATTGCTGTTGAGAAGAATGTTGGAGGATTTTAAGTGGCCGTGTGGTAGGCTCAGGCTCGGTAGCTCGCTGTGTAAATGGGCCAGGCCTCGGCCCACTCCCTTGATGATCCGTAGCCGTGTGGGCCAGTCTAGCCCAATATTTTCAGGCGTACGCTGAGCtggaatatttaaaaaaatatatatcttttttagctataaaaaaataaaaaataacgtGTATTTTCTAGGTAGAtccatcattaaaaaaaattattattatttaagattATTCGATTAACCATTTTCtaatagattaaaaagaaaaaaaaacatgcacaTCATTTCAAATATAGTTTAGTGATAACACATCAATTATCatctaaaattattagattaagaaaaatattatgacatcaaatttaaaaaatatatattaaaggNaaaaaatatatatcttttttagctataaaaaaataaaaaataacgtGTATTTTCTAGGTAGAtccatcattaaaaaaaattattattatttaagattATTCGATTAACCATTTTCtaatagattaaaaagaaaaaaaaacatgcacaTCATTTCAAATATAGTTTAGTGATAACACATCAATTATCatctaaaattattagattaagaaaaatattatgacatcaaatttaaaaaatatatattaaaggtgtaagatgaacacgactctcgatattatccattttgagtctaagctctcatggttttgttttgggcttcctcaaaaggcttcaaagcataagctctcgtggttttgctttgagcttccctaAGAGGCTTcagagcataagctctcgtggttttgctttgagcttccctaAGAGGCTTCaaagcataaactctcatggttttgctttaggcttcccaaGGAGGCTTTAGAACATAAGaaataagctctcatggttttgctttgcaTTTTCCAAAATGCcccataccaatggagatagtattataaacccattagcggatgtggaactttcatcGTCCAACAAAGGGTAATTTAAGTATTATAAGGGTTGAAGATCATACATACCATGGCCATGAAGATGATCAGCCAAGTTGCCATTCCCCATGAACTCAGAAATCAAAAGCTTATCTTCATTTCTATAATAGAAAGCCACAGGCGGAAGCAAATTGGGATGTGAAATTATCCCCAACCTTTTCATGTGCTCATGAAACTCTTCGAACCCAACGCATCTCATGGGCCGAAGCCTCTTTACAACCACTGGAGGCCCATTTGAAAGTAGGGCCTTATAAGACGACCCAAAGCTGCCGCCGCCCAGAACTTCCGCCGGGGCCCTCAACAGCTCCTCCAAGTCAAAGAAGGGGCTATCGGCCCTCACGAACTGCAGCTTCGCATTTTCTTCTGTCGGCTCCTGATATTGGGCCTTTTCCAGGCCCAATTGATCCTGGGCTTTTGAGTTTTGGGCTTGTTCTGCCGCCGATAACAGAGCCCTCCGGCGGCGGTAGCGGTGGTACAAGACAATGACGGCTACCAAGACGATTCCGACGGTGACTCCGGTGAGGATGTACCACTTCTTTGGGGACTTACATCGGCTCAGAGGCTGTCCACATAAATCCTTGTTCCCTGTAAAAgacaaatgaaattttttaggtTCAACATTTAATTATAAGCTTAATAATATACagatattttaatcaaaatgtTAAGATACAAACAAAGTTTTATGcacttgaaatttaaaatcacaaaatattgtattaagctcatattaatttaacattgtTTATACAACCTATGCCAAGCAAGATTGTAAATAGCTGGATTTCAATTACTTATGTCCAAAACttgatcaaatatttaagTATCTATTTCATAGAGAAAATGGTAACTAAAGATAATtatgaatctaaataaattccaaagaatccaaaatgttaaaaataatctctaaattgaataattttagaaCCTTAATGCTAcatttaataactattttattcttagttttaggtttttgaaaattatactttatttataagtttttagtaaattaattttattttcaaatctaGTCCTCTTTGTACTTTCCATTTTCGGGGACTAGCCCACTTTCCATTACTCGAGCGAAATTTCTTGCACATAATTAAGGGAGCTGTTATGGGGccctgaaaaaagaaaaaaaaacggttTGATTTGAGTTCCTTTGTTCAAATCAATATCTATGTCAGGCAATTTGTGTGTCAAGAAAATTCTTGAAATCTAAAATCAATGTTGGAAAAGCGAgcggtttccacacccttataaacaatatttcgttctcctctataaccgatgtggaatctcacaatccaccccaatccagtgtcctcgcttgcattcgttcccctctccaatcgatatgaaaCCAATTAATctgacattttttctttcgctAAAAAAACTATCTATTGAGTTGTCCATTAAAGATAATTGTTACTGACTCGAAAACTTAATCAAGAGGTTATTTATCTATCTATTTTCTTTagagcaaaacaaaaaaaataataataacgaaGTATAGAGTTATAGCTTATTCACCTGCAAATGCATTGGAATCGATTTTGGCTAAGCCAGAAGGTATTGGACCCTCCAATAGGTTATTGGACAAATCGAACAACTTCCAATCCCTCGGAATAAAATCAGGGATTTTGCCTTCAAATCGAttcccttcgaggctcaattCCACCAACGCTGGCAAACTAGAAAGGGAACCTGGAATTTCTCCTTTAAACTCATTCTCTTCTAAACGCACCGTTTTCAAGGACCTCATGTTTTCAAAAGCGTCTTCAGGTATTGTACCAGAGAACTTGTTGTATGCAAGATACAAAGCTCTTAATGCGCCCAGTTTCTTAACCTTTGGCATTGTACCATGAAAGCTATTGTTCATGAAGCTCAAGCTTCTTAGAGATGGCAAGTTAACGAGCGTGTCTATGTCGATAACACCACCTAAGCTCAAATTCTCAAGCCGTAACCCAAACAAAGTTCCATCTTTGCAAGTCACACCAGTCCAGTATTTACCTCTCGTCTTGGGATCGTCGTTGCAGATGTTGATCGACGTGTCCCAATTGTCCAAGGAGGTGTTGTTCGAAAGAGAGCTCTTGAACTTGATGAGGATTTCAGCCTCGGGACTGGTACTAGAGGAAGTGTTACAGCACACTACAAATAAGATGAGTAAAAACAGGTCTGTTGTATGAGCCATGGGTGAGGGAAGGTGTTGCAAAGTGTATTTGGAAGGGAAAATGAAGGAAGATCAAAATGGAGAAGCAATAAAGAGaagtttcttgttttgatGAGCTGTTTAAAGGCTGGTTCTTTTAAGAGATATTGCATAGTTTGTTCCCCCCACTCTCCATCAAAGGGAATAGCACAACATAGTTTAATGTTTCTAGTTTGGAGTTTGGTACGATCTTTCTTGTTATtcatgaaaaaaagaacaaaaaaaaaaaaagttttcataaataaacattAGATTGGGTTTCTATCTGTAACCTGGAAAATGTCGACAGCGTTTAAACGTTGCTCGAATGGCCAACCTGACATTTTGTCTGTAGGAAGAAAGACGAGAAGATTCAAAAGTCTAAACCGTCAACAAATTGGCAATTTCCTAAGACATGCTAACAAAATGATTTAAACAAACATTTACGTAAGGAGTCGAGGATACCATTTGAGAACAACGCTTACTTGGTGGGTCAACGAAAACCGAATTTTTCGTGAAGAGAGAATCACTCACAATCTTCGAGCAGGTCACGGAGATCGTTAATGGTGTTGAGAAAATCTCCTAGGCATCTGATAAGCTTGCTCCCTTGACGTCTTATCAAATTAGTTTGGTCCTTGTCATTCTTTTCATCAGAAGTTGCACATTCTGCATTCTCAGACACAATTTCTTGAACATTTTCTGCATTTTCAAGCAATTTCTTCACCATCATTTGCTCTTCGGGTTCTATGTCGTCGGTCGCCTTTGCTCCGTTGTTTTTGATGTAGCAATCGCGAAGGTCTGATTCTGGAGAGCTTAATAGAGGTTGTTCTTCTGCTTCATCCTCTTCGTCTTCTTTACATTCTAAAGATTTCTCAAGGCCTTGATTTCTCTTAGACATTGAACCACGTCTTTGCCTTTTAGGGCCTAACatgaaaaaatcagaaatAAGAAGACCAATATTATTGAAGTAATTTGAAGACAGCCATTGTAAGATCCATCTCACCCTTTAACCACACTTTAGAACATGATGCAAAGCTATTTATGCAGTTACGACAAACCCGTTTTTtcggttttaaaaaattcacaatTAACCCTTATGAAAATGCAGTCNATTTATGCAGTTACGACAAACCCGTTTTTtcggttttaaaaaaattcacaattAACCCTTATGAAAATGCAGTTagaaaagttcaaattgcaCCTCATGGATtataaggaaaagaaataatgaatcTAGATCCTGGAATCACCATAATACCGACCCGTTCTATGTCTCGTTTTGATTTTTACGTAGACATGATTTCTAGATACAAGCACATATATTCATGAAATGTTCGAAGGAAGCACAGTATCTGAGACTCTGAAGCAGTTAAACTATTCTTTCCGGAGTTTTTAGCATCgaaagcaagaagaagaaaaaacgtTTCTGAAATTTCCTCAATCACTGATCATCACTGATCAAGAAACTAAAACAAGATATCATCTTATAACCAGGCTATCAGAACCCCTGCTTGCATTATGCTCATAACTGACACGACTAATCGCTAGGATGTCTAAAGGCAATGAAGGGTATCTGAAGAGGGTCACAATCGAGCCCGAAAGGCCGACCCCCATGAGCTCCGGCCAAAGTTGAGGCCCTTGAGGCCAACCTCTAGGGGTTGGCCAAGGAGCAAAAActgtaatttttgtaatatccATAAACTATTCTCATGGGACAACCGTCTTACCTAGCCTAGCTACCGTGCTAGAACTCATTCCCTCTATGctctttattttcatttccctTGTTGACCACTCGCAAAATCAAAACATGATTATTATCGAAGTGTACTTAAAGCAATAAATTCACATGAAAACTTAATCTCTAAGAGCTCTAGGAAATAAAGTATCATACCAGGCTCTGAAATTTCATCGGCGTTCTCAACGGCAGCCTCTGGATCGTTATCGGGCTCCGTATCCGACTGGTTCGCCCTCATTGATGAGACATTATCAATTGCTTTGAACAGCTCCTCGTCAAAGTAGTCAGGAAGTCCTAATTCTTTTCTCCTTCCACTCTCTAAACACCAATACGAATCATCCTCCGGCATCGTTAACTCCCATTGCTTGATAACATCCTGTTCAATCAGCAAACACTCCCACTTCTTCCTGCATTGATTCGAAGTCCGAGCCACATTCAAAGCTGTGCAGTCCTCTGCAACAATCTTCCATTTCTGATAGCTAGACAAAGCTTTCAAACAATCAGCCTCCACAGCCCCAATCACATTAACAAGAACAAGGCATTCCGCCGCGGTCCATTCCGGTGCTATTTGAGACCGCGTCCGACGAGAACCTGAAACCCCCGATCCACAGTTGccgttttctttcttcatttccaaCTCAAATGTTCTTCGTTTCCAGTTtcgaaaatttcaaatctctaTTTCAAATCCAAATGAGTCTATCCACGATTCAACACGAGACGACGAAAAATCAAACGCCATTCCGTAGTAGAAACTAAACAAACCATAAATTTATGAGATTAAATTGAAACGATGTTGATTCCATCaacaataaacaaagaatCGAAGGATATCGGGTAGAATAGACGCTTATACTCACGATTTCGTTCGCCTAGCGGATGAATtaagaagtaaatcaaagtAAAGCAGAAAAGAGTGCGCGAAAAGTTGGAAAGTGATCGAAATTGCAAAATAAATCGAATGAACGATGATGATATTGCAATGCTGAAGATTTATcagttgagagagagagagagagttgttCACTTTACCAATTTCAGATGAAGTGAAGCCGTAGCTTCGTGCGTTGCCCTTCCGCTCTCGATGCCCAATCTTCGCGGTAGAATTGGAGAAGCCACGAATGCCCCATTCCTCACGGGTGTCTAACGCGCACTTTTCCACTATACGAactgaattttaaattttaaattctttttacatttttatccatttttaactttaatgaACGTTTAATAATGGCttgaatttccaattttatattttctagttattaaatttttaattttatgtatactatatatttaaaataaaataaaatattaaaactggttaaataccaaatttaaaaattttgattacTAAAACATAATCGATACTTATAAACAATCGTAAACGTATTTTTTAAAGCTTCCAGATTCTATTTGTTACTTTTGGCTACTAAAACTTctatttaataacttttttttttttttcgatttctcgtatttttagaacaaaaaacaatcaCATGTTTGGTTAATATTTTAGATCGATCAAAAATATATACCATGACGAAAAAATagttagataaaaaaaaattagaatatgaattttttttattaatatctcGAATTATAAACTCGACCAATGACTAAGttgttttaatgtatttataaaatacCAATAATAGATAATTGAGGCATGCTTCCAATGCCCTAACTAGTTATGGGCTCTTCCCTAAATGGTCTTGgcaaaataaatacaataattaacggtaaaacggacaatatcttctagcggtagactttgggttgttacaaatgatatcagagcaaAACATTGGTCAGTGTGTTACCGAAGACATTGGcccccacattggttgaagaaagtaaccaaatatttcttataaaggtgtgaaaactcttcctaatagacgcgttttaaaactgtgagactgacgtcAATATATAACAAGTTAAAGCGAATAATATCGGTTAGTATTGACCTTTAAATTTTACCGAtggtattatatatatatataattaattaatggatGGAAAATGGAACCTAGAGTAATAATTGCTCATCTAGACGGATGGTTTAAACAATGTAAGTGGATAAACGCCACGTCAGTATATAATTTATCCCTTCCACCCACATTTTAGGAGTATATTAAAGTGAGGCCACAATGAGGATTGGCCAGANGGCCACGATGAGGATTGGCCAGAGCAGGAGATACCAATAACAGCTTTTTGCTAACATTATCTCCTACTGAATAAGTGTCCAGGTTCGATGAACCGAGCCATAATGCTTTTCCAACCAGACAGTCAATTATGGCACCTTCCTACTGTAAAAAATTTTCAACTACGCCCCGTGGTCATTCAGTAAATTTAGTGATACATTTTCCGGaagtaaaaaacaacaaacaaattaactttttgtttgatgaaagTTCCGCGTCTACTAATTTAGAATGATTATGGAATGAGACTTTTTGAAGAAGTCAAAAGTAAAATCATAAGagtttaaagtggacaatatcatatcattatggagagtcgtgtttgtttaacatggtattagagtcatatCCTAAACTTAATATTGTGAGCCCTCGaaggtatagtcaaaagtgactaaagtattGAACAAAGNaaaaaaaaaaaaaaaaaaaaaaaaaaaaaaagtcgagtATCGATTAAGGGGAAGCGTACTTTGTTTGGGGAGGTGTTGATAAGGCTTTCTTAagttcaaaatgaacaatatcatatcattatggagagtcgtgttcgtttaaCACTTCTGACTCTAACCTTTTAATTCCATTAAATTGGATTTGTACTTAAAAGATAGaatactttattatttatttaatttgta
Encoded proteins:
- the LOC111797384 gene encoding pollen receptor-like kinase 2 → MVSSTPYTFESSRLSSYRQNVRLAIRATFKRCRHFPVCCNTSSSTSPEAEILIKFKSSLSNNTSLDNWDTSINICNDDPKTRGKYWTGVTCKDGTLFGLRLENLSLGGVIDIDTLVNLPSLRSLSFMNNSFHGTMPKVKKLGALRALYLAYNKFSGTIPEDAFENMRSLKTVRLEENEFKGEIPGSLSSLPALVELSLEGNRFEGKIPDFIPRDWKLFDLSNNLLEGPIPSGLAKIDSNAFAGNKDLCGQPLSRCKSPKKWYILTGVTVGIVLVAVIVLYHRYRRRRALLSAAEQAQNSKAQDQLGLEKAQYQEPTEENAKLQFVRADSPFFDLEELLRAPAEVLGGGSFGSSYKALLSNGPPVVVKRLRPMRCVGFEEFHEHMKRLGIISHPNLLPPVAFYYRNEDKLLISEFMGNGNLADHLHGHAQRTPENIGLDWPTRLRIIKGVGRGLAHLHSELPSLSLPHGHLKSSNILLNSNYEPLLTDFGLDPLVCQDQAQQYMAAYKSPEFIRHRRVSRKTDVWSLGILILELLTGKFPANYLRHGGGAANGDLAAWVKSAVREEWTAEVFDGDMMKGTKNEDGEMVRLLRIGMICSEEDEDRRWGLKEAVEKIEELKETEINTDDEFYSSYGSEVEARSVERE
- the LOC111796679 gene encoding trihelix transcription factor ASR3-like, whose product is MKKENGNCGSGVSGSRRTRSQIAPEWTAAECLVLVNVIGAVEADCLKALSSYQKWKIVAEDCTALNVARTSNQCRKKWECLLIEQDVIKQWELTMPEDDSYWCLESGRRKELGLPDYFDEELFKAIDNVSSMRANQSDTEPDNDPEAAVENADEISEPGPKRQRRGSMSKRNQGLEKSLECKEDEEDEAEEQPLLSSPESDLRDCYIKNNGAKATDDIEPEEQMMVKKLLENAENVQEIVSENAECATSDEKNDKDQTNLIRRQGSKLIRCLGDFLNTINDLRDLLEDCE